In the Lemur catta isolate mLemCat1 chromosome 22, mLemCat1.pri, whole genome shotgun sequence genome, ttGTCCAGTAACAATGTCCCTCCCAAATCCATTAAATgtctgaaaaagaattcaaaagtaTTGATATAAAGGTAATACatcaggattaaaaaaatacagataggTAATtcacaaaataagcaaaataattcaAGACAAGAAATTAGTATTGAAAAGTGGGGTGCTGCTGATAACAAATACCTAagaatgtggaagtggctttgaaACCGGGTAATGGGTAGTGGCTGGAAGAGTTGGGAGAAGCACGATAGAAGGCTAGATTGTGATAAGGGCTTAGAATAGAAAAATACTGGGGAAATTGTGGCACTCCTTAGGGATTAGTTAAGTGGTCAAGACTGGAATGCTGGCAGAATTGCAGCAGTGAAGTCTCTTCTCATGAAGTTTCAGATGTAACAGAGGAAAAGGTATTGGAAACTAGGGTACAGGATATCCTTGTTATGAGCTGGCCAGTGACTTGGCTGAACTGTGACCATGCCTGGGGGCTTTGTGGAAGGCCAAACTTGAGAGTGATGAACTAAGGTGTCTGGCAGAAGAAATCTCCAAACAGCAAAATGCCCAGGTCGCTGTGTATTTACTTCTAACTGCTTATGGTTAACTGCTAGAGAAAAGGGAAGCAGtggaaaaaatttggaaaatccaTAGGCTAGCCATGTAGTAGAGAATCAAAGAGCATTTTCAGGAAAGGACACCAAGGATGTACCCAGAAACTTGCTTAAGAGACAGAAGGAAGCCAGGTGCTATTCCTCAAGAAGATGGAAGATGCTAAAAACATTTTAGAGATATTAGAGGCTTTGCCTCCCATCACAGGCCTAGAAGCCTAGGAGGGCAGAATGGTTTCAGAGGACACACTGGGATGCTCTTCATGGGATCACTTACCAAGGTTGCCTCAGGACTCTGCTCCCAGTATTCCAGCACAGTGCTCCCCAGCCTTGCTCAAGCAGCCTCAGGTACAGCTCCTACCAGAAGGTGCAAGTCCTAATGGCAGCATCCACATGGCGCTAATTATGCAGGCTTGCAGAAAGCAAGAGCTGTAGAGGCTTGGTAGCCTCCACTCATATTTCAAAGGATGAAAAGCCTGGAGGCCCAGGTATAGACTCATTACAGGGGAGAAGCCACCACAGAGAGTCCCCACTAGAGCAATGCTTAGTGGGGCTGTGAGAGTGGCGCCACCACTAAGATCCCAGAATTATAAAGCCACCAGCATGCAATGCCAGACTGGGAGAGCTGGATGAATTGAGACCAGCCAAAccatgggggggagggggtgcttCCCAAGGCCTTGGACCCACCCACCCTTGCACTTGTGTGTAGAGGACACTGGACATGCAGTCAAAGCAGATTATTCAAGAGTCTGAATCCCCAGTGTCAGCTCTCTTGGGTTTCAGACTTGCTTGCAGCCTGTTACCCCTTTCTTCTTGCTTCCTTCTCCcatttaaaatgggaatatgTACCTATGCTTATAAGCAGATAACTTGTTTTGATTTTACAGGCTCATAGATGAGACTTTAGGGCCACGCATCAGTAGATGGGAGATGTTCTGAGATGGCACAAGACGTACAAGAATTAAACTGCCAAACTACATAGGGATGAACCCAGCTTTTGGTTTAGTTTGATGTGATGAAGGAGGCAAAAGGGTAAAGAGGTTGCTACAAACACTATTCATGCTGATCACACGGCCATGGGACAAGAGCAACCATGGCAGGTGAAGAAGGAAAACCTTAGACTCTAGGAGGTCAAGAGTAGAAAGTGAGAAAATTAAACTCTTGGCTCTCACTTGCAGGACACTTGGCCCAGGCCTGTCAACTCTGAATGCTTTGGTGACCATCTTGTCCCAGACTATCCCCCCTACCCTTACTCTATGCACTGGACGCCCATTCTATCAGGAAACCTCAACTTGAGTCCTGATGACATTAGAGGTAGACAGCCTCTGCCCAAGATAAAGTTCTGAACACTGATGTGATTTCCTCTGGCCACATTTTATTAGATTTGGAGGTCTCTGCTACTggctaaggaaaaataaaattctcttgtGTACTTTTCTCAAGCCCATAGCTATTGCTCTGAATTGTACAGCTTCCTGGACCTGCCATCTCACGGACTCTCCTGACAAAACCATTAGCTGTTACTTTCAATCCTTCAGAAGACAGAttccttcctgtctcttctgCTACTTAAATTCCCCTCACATTAATAATCCCTATCTTCAATTTAATAAGAATTGGACCTTGACCTCATATCAGCAAAATGTTGCTGCTGAAGTAGCTACAAATATCTTGGCAGAAATAAGTTTAACCAACATAGGCCAACGTATTGAATCTAGGCTTCTACGATAGTCAAATTGTTATTCTCCTCAGAAAAACTGCAGCCTGCTCCGTAGGAAATATTTAAATCTGTTCAAGGAGTTTGTTAACCTCCAGGGACCAAGAGTCAGTTCAgtcatttttttgtcattttctatttctgctgtaacaaattaccataaagtTAGTGGCTTACAACCACTAAATGTATTGTTTTATAATTCTAGATAAGATGGTATAAGTCCAAAAAGAGTCTTACTACACTAAAACCATGTATTAGAAGTTTTGCATTCCTTTGGAGGGTCTAAGAGAGAATCTTTTTCCCTGCCTTTCCAGCTTCGAGAGACCACGTGCACTCCCTGGCTCATGGAccctttctccatctgcaaatCCAGCAGTACAGAATCTTCAAACATCATTGTCACATCTCCTCTAACTCTGACCCTTTTGCATCAGGCTAGTAAGAACCCTTATGATTACACTGGTCCCACCCAGATAACAAAGAATAATCaatttctctcaaaatattttacttgatcACATAtttaaagtcccttttgccacatcAGACAACATATGCAGAAGTTACGGGGCTGGGCAGGGTCACacgtgcctctagtcccagccaccccagaggctgaagcaagaggagcATCTGACCCCAGCAGCTcagcctggggaggggaagaaacaGAAGTCAACCCTCAAAACTGCAGTCTCTTATTCACTTTCATTTGATATGAGAAAGGATGTATTAGTCTTGAATTAGTAAGAAGGACATGGAAATGAATCTTAGACTAACGCACAGTCcctttattacaaaataataatatgggGGCCAGCGGGAGCTGGGAGGGAGGCCAGCGAGGAGGCCGGCGAGGAGGCCGCACGTGAGGCCGGCGAGGAGGCCGGCGAGGAGGCCGTGGGGAGCCGCCGCCACCGCTGCAGTCCGAGGTCTCTCTGGATGGAGCCTGCCTTTTGCTGGCGGAGAAGTGAAGTCGCTGATGGGCAGTTCCGGGGCTGAATTTCAGTTGGAAAACGAACAGAATCACTTTCCATGATggagaaaacttttatttaaatccTCGGGGTAAGGATTGTACTGTACCCGCCAAGAAAGAGATGTGCTGCAGCACAGAAAAGGAACCAATATTTCAGAAACAATCTTAACGGGAGCAGCTGCCTCTACATTAATATCTTCCCAAAGTGATCCCAAAGTTATCATCGTGGGATCTGGTGTACTTGGCTCTGCTTTGGCAGCGGTGCTTTCCAGAGATGGAAGAAAGGTGACCGTGATTGAGAGAGATTTAAAAGAGCCTGACAGGATAGTTGGAGAATTTCTGCAGCCAGGTGGCTATCAAGTTCTTAAAGACCTTGGTCTTGGAGATACAGTGGAAGGTTTTGATGCCCAGGTTGTACATGGCTACATGATTCACGATCAGGAAAGCAAGCCAGAGGTTCAGATTCCTTACCCTCTGTCAGAAAACAATCAAATGCAGAGTGGAAGAGTTTTCCATCATGGAAGATTCATCATGAGTCTCCAGAAAGCAGCCATGGCAGAGCCCAATGTAACGTTTATTTAAGGTGTTGTGCTACAGTTATTAGAAGAAGACGATGCTGTGATAGGAGTTCAGTACAGGGATAAAGAGACTGGAGATATTAAGGAACTCCATGCTCCCTTGACTGTTGTTACAGATGGGCTTTTCTCCAAATTCAGGAAACACCTGGTCTCCAATAAGGTTTCTGTTTCATCTAATTTTGTTGGCTTACTTATGAAGAATGCACCACAGTTTAAAGTAAACCATGCTGAACTTATTTTAGCTAATCCAAGTCCAGTTCTCATCTACCAGATTTCATCCAGTGAAACTTGAGTACTTGTTGATGTTCGAGGAGAAATGCCAAGTAATTTAAGAGAATACATGGTTGAAAAAATTTACCCACAAATACCTGATCACTTGAAAGAACCATTTCTAGAAGCCACTGAGAATTCTCGTTTGAGGGCCATGCCAGCaagcttccttcctccttcacaAGTGAACAAACGAGATGTCCTTCTTTTGGGAGATGCATATAACATGAGGTATCCTCTTACTGGTGCAGGAATGACTGTTGCTTTTAAAGACGTAAAACTGTGGAGAAAACTGCTAAAGGGTATCCCTGACCTTTATGATGATGCAGCTATTTTCCAGGCCAAAAAAATCATTCTATTGGACAAGAAAAACATCTCATTCTTTTGTTGTGAACATCCTTGCTCAGGCTctttatgaattattttcttgcaCAGATGATTCCCTGCATCAGCTAAGAAAagcctgttttctttatttcaaatttgaTGGAGAATGTGTTGCTGGTCCTGTTGGGCTGCTTTCTGTATTATCTCCTAACCCTGTGGTTTTAACTGGACACTTCTTTGCTGTTGCAGTCTATGccatatatttttgctttaaatcgGAACCTTGGATTACAAAACCCCGAGCCTTTCTCCGTAGTGGTGCTGTATTGTACAAAGCGTGTCCTGTAATATTTCCTTTGATTGACTCAGAAATGAAGTGTATGGTTCATTAAGCTTAAAGCAGAACCATTTGTGAATGAATATTTGAAACTCAGCAAGTCCTGAGAGACTTTTGGAAGAGGATGTATATTTCATAGTACTATACCACTTCTAAAGTGGAACCTCTTGAACCAACATTAGGATtgatttgtttttgaagttttttgtatataaacatgtaaaaacatatgctttaatttacaatttaaaatgaagGGTAAAATAAGCTAGATATATAAAAGGAATGATTGTTACCATAAACTAGTGCTAATACTAAGGACCTGCAGCTTTTCTTTTGAACTTAGTATTTGGGATGAGTCGTTGggacatgcaaataaaatgaagaatgagcaaaaaaaataataataataataatatgcactgtatgggagaagggcacacttgtagctctggcttgggcgagACAGAGGCATTATATGTACCCccaaaaacgtttgtacccccataatattttgacattaaaaatatatatataacctgaacttttgtacccccataataagctgaaataaaaaaaaaatgaaaagacatggaggaatcttagatgcatattactaagtgaaagaagccaatctgaaaaggctaaatgctgtatgattccaccaTATGACATCCTAGAAAGGGCAAAAcgatagagacagtaaaaagaccagtggttgccagaggttgtggggaggagggatgtATATGCAGAGCATGGAGGGTCTTTAGAGCAGTGAAGCTATTCTGTGTGATACcacaatggtggatacatgacattaCACATTTggcaaaacccatagaatgtacatcACCAAAAGCAAATCCTAATGTGAACTATGGACTTTAATTCATAATAATGCTCCATATTGGcccatcaattgtaacaaatgtagcACAGCAATGCAAGATGCTAACAATAGGGGAAGTTAAGCAGGGGGAACAAGGAGAGGGAGTATTTGGGAACTCTCTGCATTTcttgttcaatttttctgtaaacctaaaactgctctaaagaataaagtttattagtaaaaaaggaaaaaaataaatataaaattttgaaaaattaaaaaaataaaaagcagcatgAAGGTGGGGCAGCCTTTGAGAacaaagttgtattttttttaagaaaaagtaaactgCTTTCACTGTTGAATAAATACAccagaattctgaaaaaaataaaaaaataaaaaataataacaataaaaggaGTTATGATAATTAGGACACACGTAACTTTGGAGATTATTACATCTGCCACTTTCACTATCTGGTCCCCAGTGATTCATGTCCATCTCATATGCAAAATGCATGCATTCCACTCCAATATCCACAAAGTCAAAATTCTTCACAGCATCAGCTCAAAGGTGCTGATCTGCTGACTCATCTCATTGGAGAGAAGGAGTAGCTGGGGCTGCAATTGGTCTCTTTTCCTCCTGAATCTTGCTTTAGTTTGTCTGACTCTTAGGCCTGGTGCGTATGTGTTCACTTCCATGACAAAGGCCCTGTAAATGTGTGAGCTAAGTCCTataatgtttctctttctctctctttctctctctcaatatatgataaatgtatatgtatgtgtatgtgcacatatatgttaatatattaacacatttagatattaaaaagaaagcaaaattacccaaataattttatatggatTACATGCTAAAATAATACTAAATTGCATATATTAAGTCaaactatattattaaaattaatttcacctgtttctttttacatttataaaatgtaaaataccacTATGCTTAACATATGTTATTACTGATAGCATTGGTCTGATGAAACACTAATGGAATTAATAACAGAAGTCAGCAAGACTGAGGAAtacaagatgaaaatataaaaatctagagTATTTTTATATCCcatcaacaaagagaaaatttttaaaatggtatgaCTTATAGTATcgtcaaaatatcaaaaacatagcaataaaaatttaaaaatatatcagtgCAAGATCTTTACACTGAACagtaaaaaatactgttgagaaaaaattagacataaataaatggagatatacaCCTCTATTTTATCTAACCTCAAATTTATCTAAAGATTCCATGCTATGTCTTTCAGGAAAGCAGTCTTCATTTGTGGTAGATACTGAAAAGACAAATTGGAAATTTACTATCATATGCAAAGGGCCAAAAATACTCAAGACAATCATGAACTAGAAAAGCAGCACTAATATAGACTAATATAGCAGTGGTAATATAGACTACCTTAGCCCACAAATTGATGGAAATGTGGAAATGTATAATTATGAAGATCATCTAATATTGGTACAAGATgaggcaaaacagaaaaatgcaaaaatgttcacTTGATTGATAACCAAGATTATGATTCGGTGTAATAAGGGAAGGATAGACTATGAATAATTGTGAATATTTAATTTGATATtcttacacacatatacaaaaataaattacagattgACTGCATATCTAAATGTAAATgagagaaaagatataaaatatttttagagaaacatGTGAACATTTTTGTGACATACTGAGCAAcgcatataaaattatatgtgctATCTGTTGCTTCATAGCAAATATTTAGTGGCTGAAAACACTAAgagtcatttattattttatgttttctttgagtCAGAAATACAGGTCTGGCTTGGAGGAGGAATGGCCAACTGTGGTTTATGGTCTCCCACAGAGTAGTTTCAAGACAAACCTCTCCTGGTTCTGAGTGTTGGTCAATTTATGAATCATACTTGCTCCAATAAACTGCTATATTTAATTTgtcaaaattattctttcaacaaatggatatcttttaaaaaaaggactaaatggaaattttaaggatagaaaatatttgaatgaaaaattcactaggtctcttaaaacaaaagaaaatttagtgGTTTTTGAATTATAACAATCAAATATATCTATATCAAAGCACAGAGAGAAgaccaaaaaaaatcaaaaaaagcttcatgaaggaaagagaaaagcttTCACCAATTATACAAAGACATAACGCTGAAATAATAAACAGATTTTTCTATGAAagtgcattaatttttaaataaaaatattctttataacaGAAATTATATTGAAGAAAGTGTGAAGATATGGAAGACGTTTAACATATTAATGATCAGCAtaaggaatatataaataaatgcaaaggaaaagaaaatgcctaATAGATGGAAGTACAAATCAACTAAACAAACatttcacagcaaagaaaacttAGATggctaataaaaatatgaagatataattaattttactaGTAATTGATGA is a window encoding:
- the LOC123626491 gene encoding LOW QUALITY PROTEIN: squalene monooxygenase-like (The sequence of the model RefSeq protein was modified relative to this genomic sequence to represent the inferred CDS: deleted 1 base in 1 codon; substituted 2 bases at 2 genomic stop codons), translating into MGKRLAESKSCRGLVASTHISKDEKPGGPAGAGREASEEAGEEAAREAGEEAGEEAVGSRRHRCSPRSLWMEPAFCWRRRLYCTRQERDVLQHRKGTNISETILTGAAASTLISSQSDPKVIIVGSGVLGSALAAVLSRDGRKVTVIERDLKEPDRIVGEFLQPGGYQVLKDLGLGDTVEGFDAQVVHGYMIHDQESKPEVQIPYPLSENNQMQSGRVFHHGRFIMSLQKAAMAEPNVTFIXGVVLQLLEEDDAVIGVQYRDKETGDIKELHAPLTVVTDGLFSKFRKHLVSNKVSVSSNFVGLLMKNAPQFKVNHAELILANPSPVLIYQISSSETXVLVDVRGEMPSNLREYMVEKIYPQIPDHLKEPFLEATENSRLRAMPASFLPPSQVNKRDVLLLGDAYNMRYPLTGAGMTVAFKDVKLWRKLLKGIPDLYDDAAIFQAKKSFYWTRKTSHSFVVNILAQALYELFSCTDDSLHQLRKACFLYFKFDGECVAGPVGLLSVLSPNPVVLTGHFFAVAVYAIYFCFKSEPWITKPRAFLRSGAVLYKACPVIFPLIDSEMKCMVH